In the Paramormyrops kingsleyae isolate MSU_618 chromosome 6, PKINGS_0.4, whole genome shotgun sequence genome, one interval contains:
- the LOC111857346 gene encoding minor histocompatibility antigen H13-like isoform X2 translates to MADVEQGSALPSEGAAPVVDGVNATLSNGTDSVNATARFVSTPEGTALAYGSLVVMALLPIFFGALRSVNCSKAKNSSEMPETITSRDAARFPIIASCTLFGLYLFFKIFSQEYINLLLSMYFFVLGVLAVSHTMSPLMNRIFPASLSNRQYQLLFTQGSGESKEEIVNYEFDTKDLICLGLSSVVGVWYIFKKHWIANNLFGLAFALNGVELLHLNNISTGCILLGGLFVYDIFWVFGTNVMVTVAKSFEAPIKLVFPQDLLERGLEASNFAMLGLGDIVIPGIFIALLLRFDVSLKKNTKTYFYTGFLAYIFGLGLTIFIMHTFKHAQPALLYLVPACIGLPLIMALARGELTEMFRYDESSPEVDAAANEETEADKKEK, encoded by the exons ATGGCCGACGTCGAGCAAGGGTCGGCTCTGCCGAGTGAAGGTGCAGCTCCGGTCGTAGATGGTGTCAATGCGACTCTCTCCAATGGGACCGACTCTGTCAACGCGACGGCCAGGTTCGTCTCGACACCTGAAGGCACGGCCCTAGCCTATGGGAGCCTCGTCGTTATGGCTCTGCTGCCCATCTTCTTCGGCGCCCTGCGCTCCGTCAATTGCTCCAAAGCAAAG AATTCCTCTGAAATGCCAGAGACCATAACCAGCCGAGATGCTGCCAGGTTCCCTATCATTGCCAGCTGCACCTTGTTTGGGCTGTACCTCTTCTTCAAA ATATTTTCTCAAGAGTACATTAACTTACTGTTGTCAATGTACTTCTTTGTGCTTGGAGTGTTGGCAGTCTCCCACACTATGAG TCCTTTGATGAACAGGATATTTCCCGCCAGCCTATCTAACAGGCAGTACCAGCTGCTTTTCACGCAGGGCTCGGGTGAGAGTAAGGAAG AAATAGTGAATTACGAGTTTGACACCAAAGACCTGATATGTCTGGGATTGAGCAGTGTTGTTGGAGTTTGGTATATCTTCAAAAAG CACTGGATCGCCAATAACCTGTTCGGTCTGGCGTTCGCGCTGAACGGCGTGGAGCTGCTGCACCTGAACAACATCAGCACTGGCTGCATCCTGCTGGGCGGCCTCTTCGTGTACGACATCTTCTGG GTGTTTGGTACCAATGTGATGGTCACTGTGGCCAAGTCATTTGAGGCACCCATTAAAT TGGTATTTCCTCAGGACCTGCTGGAAAGGGGTCTGGAGGCCAGCAATTTTGCGATGCTTGGTCTTGGTGACATTGTCATCCCAG GTATCTTCATAGCATTGCTTCTGCGCTTTGAtgtcag TTTGAAGAAAAATACCAAGACCTATttctacactggcttcctggcCTACATCTTTGGCCTGGGCCTGACCATATTTATCATGCACACCTTCAAGCACGCGCAG CCTGCCCTGCTGTACCTGGTCCCAGCATGCATAGGACTGCCCCTGATCATGGCGCTGGCCAGAGGAGAGCTGACTGAAATGTTCAG GTATGACGAATCATCTCCGGAGGTGGATGCGGCAGCCAATGAGGAGACGGAAGCTGACAAGAAAGAGAAGTGA
- the LOC111857346 gene encoding minor histocompatibility antigen H13-like isoform X1 — MADVEQGSALPSEGAAPVVDGVNATLSNGTDSVNATARFVSTPEGTALAYGSLVVMALLPIFFGALRSVNCSKAKNSSEMPETITSRDAARFPIIASCTLFGLYLFFKIFSQEYINLLLSMYFFVLGVLAVSHTMSPLMNRIFPASLSNRQYQLLFTQGSGESKEEIVNYEFDTKDLICLGLSSVVGVWYIFKKHWIANNLFGLAFALNGVELLHLNNISTGCILLGGLFVYDIFWVFGTNVMVTVAKSFEAPIKLVFPQDLLERGLEASNFAMLGLGDIVIPGIFIALLLRFDVSLKKNTKTYFYTGFLAYIFGLGLTIFIMHTFKHAQPALLYLVPACIGLPLIMALARGELTEMFSYESSEEILPHTPRLTRFPTVSGSPASLANSMQPSSSSSSPRRRRHVAAVL, encoded by the exons ATGGCCGACGTCGAGCAAGGGTCGGCTCTGCCGAGTGAAGGTGCAGCTCCGGTCGTAGATGGTGTCAATGCGACTCTCTCCAATGGGACCGACTCTGTCAACGCGACGGCCAGGTTCGTCTCGACACCTGAAGGCACGGCCCTAGCCTATGGGAGCCTCGTCGTTATGGCTCTGCTGCCCATCTTCTTCGGCGCCCTGCGCTCCGTCAATTGCTCCAAAGCAAAG AATTCCTCTGAAATGCCAGAGACCATAACCAGCCGAGATGCTGCCAGGTTCCCTATCATTGCCAGCTGCACCTTGTTTGGGCTGTACCTCTTCTTCAAA ATATTTTCTCAAGAGTACATTAACTTACTGTTGTCAATGTACTTCTTTGTGCTTGGAGTGTTGGCAGTCTCCCACACTATGAG TCCTTTGATGAACAGGATATTTCCCGCCAGCCTATCTAACAGGCAGTACCAGCTGCTTTTCACGCAGGGCTCGGGTGAGAGTAAGGAAG AAATAGTGAATTACGAGTTTGACACCAAAGACCTGATATGTCTGGGATTGAGCAGTGTTGTTGGAGTTTGGTATATCTTCAAAAAG CACTGGATCGCCAATAACCTGTTCGGTCTGGCGTTCGCGCTGAACGGCGTGGAGCTGCTGCACCTGAACAACATCAGCACTGGCTGCATCCTGCTGGGCGGCCTCTTCGTGTACGACATCTTCTGG GTGTTTGGTACCAATGTGATGGTCACTGTGGCCAAGTCATTTGAGGCACCCATTAAAT TGGTATTTCCTCAGGACCTGCTGGAAAGGGGTCTGGAGGCCAGCAATTTTGCGATGCTTGGTCTTGGTGACATTGTCATCCCAG GTATCTTCATAGCATTGCTTCTGCGCTTTGAtgtcag TTTGAAGAAAAATACCAAGACCTATttctacactggcttcctggcCTACATCTTTGGCCTGGGCCTGACCATATTTATCATGCACACCTTCAAGCACGCGCAG CCTGCCCTGCTGTACCTGGTCCCAGCATGCATAGGACTGCCCCTGATCATGGCGCTGGCCAGAGGAGAGCTGACTGAAATGTTCAG CTATGAGTCCTCGGAGGAGATCTTGCCCCACACCCCTCGGCTCACACGCTTCCCCACCGTGTCCGGCTCGCCCGCCAGCCTCGCTAACTCAATGCAGCCTTCGTCTTCCTCCTCCTCGCCCCGCCGCCGTCGCCACGTGGCTGCCGTCCTGTAG